Proteins encoded in a region of the Bacillus sp. T3 genome:
- a CDS encoding RNA-binding protein — MNIYQHFRPEERDFIDQVVDWKYNVESTYTPKLTDFLDPREQQIVKTIIGEHGEVKVAFFGGVEKAERKRALLSPDFYQETKEDFQISLFEIHYPSKFVTIEHRQVLGSLMSIGLKRGKFGDILFHGDTVQFFAAKEIDGYIRMELQSIGRAQVRINEIPFEKVVKVEEVWQDLSMTCSSLRLDVLVSTAYPLSRQKAQVIIGQGLVKVNWTVIESSSFECGEGDTLSVRGFGRVKIDSIEGKTKKDKWRIIAKQQK; from the coding sequence ATGAACATCTACCAACATTTTCGGCCAGAAGAACGAGATTTTATCGATCAAGTTGTAGATTGGAAATACAATGTTGAAAGTACTTATACACCAAAGTTGACCGATTTCTTAGATCCTCGTGAGCAACAAATTGTCAAAACGATTATTGGTGAACATGGAGAAGTAAAAGTGGCCTTTTTTGGTGGAGTTGAAAAAGCTGAAAGAAAAAGAGCACTTCTTTCACCTGATTTTTACCAAGAAACAAAAGAGGATTTCCAAATTTCTTTGTTTGAAATTCATTATCCTAGTAAATTTGTCACAATAGAGCATCGCCAAGTGTTAGGAAGCCTAATGTCAATTGGGTTAAAAAGAGGGAAGTTTGGTGACATTCTCTTTCATGGTGATACTGTTCAATTTTTTGCAGCCAAGGAAATTGATGGGTATATTCGAATGGAGTTGCAGTCAATTGGAAGGGCGCAGGTTCGAATTAATGAAATACCATTTGAAAAAGTAGTCAAAGTGGAGGAAGTATGGCAGGACCTTTCAATGACCTGTTCATCACTTCGCCTCGATGTTTTAGTCTCTACTGCGTATCCATTATCGCGGCAAAAAGCACAGGTTATTATTGGACAAGGCCTGGTTAAAGTTAATTGGACAGTGATTGAATCTTCTTCATTCGAATGTGGTGAAGGTGATACTTTATCGGTCCGCGGCTTTGGCCGTGTTAAGATTGATTCAATCGAAGGAAAGACAAAAAAGGACAAATGGCGAATTATAGCGAAACAGCAAAAATAA